The following are encoded together in the Pectobacterium punjabense genome:
- a CDS encoding helix-turn-helix transcriptional regulator, translating into MVQIVANKKQRLIRLPEVIRRTGFGKTWIYTLIKAGRFPPQVKTGLRSIAFIESEIDAWIEKIISDSRPVSE; encoded by the coding sequence ATGGTTCAAATCGTAGCAAACAAAAAACAACGTCTTATCCGTTTACCAGAAGTGATTAGAAGAACAGGATTTGGAAAGACATGGATTTATACACTTATTAAAGCCGGACGCTTTCCACCGCAGGTTAAAACGGGTTTAAGGTCTATTGCCTTTATAGAAAGTGAGATTGATGCATGGATTGAGAAAATCATTTCTGATTCACGTCCTGTATCTGAATAA
- a CDS encoding efflux RND transporter periplasmic adaptor subunit has protein sequence MLRLKSATIAVCLLPLALVACGDASDVDDPRNQPPLVRSATVVSAVDASRAFTGIVIARVQSDLGFRVQGKILERLVNTGESVKRGQPLMRLDPIDLNLQAQAQQQAVIAARARARQATDDEARYRGLVAAGAISASAYDQIKAAAETAKADLNATQAQADVARNATGYAVLMADADGVVVDTLAEPGQVVSAGQPVVRLARAGQREAVVHLPETLRPVVGSEAMARLYGAAKPSIPAKLRLLSDAADPQTRTFEARYVLEGALASAPLGSTVTLNIAEDQLPEQVLQVPIAAIYDAGKGPGVWGISGEPLNVSWKPVEVIALGDDTARVTSGLQPGEQIVALGAHLLHDGEAIRVIEQRDASVAGSQP, from the coding sequence ATGCTTCGGCTCAAATCTGCCACTATCGCTGTTTGCCTGTTGCCTCTCGCCCTGGTGGCGTGCGGCGATGCTTCCGACGTTGACGATCCGCGCAATCAGCCTCCTTTGGTGAGATCGGCTACCGTGGTGAGCGCCGTTGATGCCTCTCGCGCGTTCACCGGCATTGTTATCGCCCGGGTTCAAAGCGATCTAGGTTTTCGGGTGCAAGGTAAAATTCTCGAGCGTCTGGTCAATACCGGAGAAAGCGTCAAACGTGGTCAACCTTTGATGCGTTTGGACCCTATCGATCTCAACTTACAGGCGCAAGCCCAGCAGCAGGCTGTTATCGCTGCCCGGGCTCGTGCCCGACAGGCTACCGATGACGAGGCTCGTTATCGAGGTCTGGTTGCCGCAGGTGCTATATCCGCATCAGCCTACGATCAGATAAAGGCGGCTGCCGAGACGGCAAAAGCGGATCTGAACGCTACGCAGGCGCAGGCTGATGTGGCGCGTAATGCGACGGGGTATGCCGTTTTGATGGCCGACGCCGATGGTGTGGTAGTCGATACGCTGGCAGAGCCCGGTCAAGTGGTGAGTGCAGGTCAACCTGTCGTTCGGCTGGCGCGAGCGGGGCAACGGGAGGCTGTCGTACATTTGCCTGAGACGTTACGCCCCGTGGTCGGTAGCGAGGCCATGGCAAGGTTATACGGTGCGGCTAAACCGTCCATTCCCGCGAAACTGCGACTGCTGTCTGACGCTGCCGATCCTCAGACGCGTACGTTCGAAGCTCGATATGTACTTGAAGGCGCACTGGCGAGTGCGCCGCTTGGCTCGACGGTCACGCTCAATATTGCGGAGGATCAGTTACCTGAGCAGGTTCTTCAGGTGCCAATCGCTGCTATTTATGACGCGGGAAAAGGGCCGGGGGTATGGGGTATTTCGGGTGAGCCCCTCAACGTGTCGTGGAAGCCTGTTGAGGTTATTGCGTTGGGTGATGACACGGCGAGGGTGACCAGCGGTTTACAGCCCGGTGAACAAATTGTGGCTTTAGGCGCACATTTGTTGCATGACGGTGAGGCGATCCGAGTGATTGAACAGCGCGATGCCAGCGTCGCCGGGAGCCAACCATGA
- a CDS encoding TetR/AcrR family transcriptional regulator: MTTHMNTHSPRGPSDHSVRDQIVDAATEHFGHFGYEKTAVSDLAKAIGFSKAYIYKFFDSKQAIGEVICANRLAMIMDIVNSAIADAPTASEKLRRLFRALTEACSDLFFHDRKIYDIAAVSSRDRWPSAAAYEEKLRQLIQQILLEGRQSGEFERKTPLDETANAIYLVMLPYISPVQLQYNLDTAASAAVLLSSLILRSLAP; encoded by the coding sequence ATGACTACACATATGAATACACATTCCCCACGCGGCCCGTCGGACCATAGCGTCCGCGATCAGATAGTGGACGCTGCCACTGAGCACTTCGGACATTTTGGATATGAAAAGACAGCCGTGTCCGATCTGGCCAAAGCGATTGGTTTTTCTAAGGCCTACATCTACAAATTTTTTGATTCCAAACAGGCTATCGGCGAGGTGATCTGCGCTAATCGGTTGGCGATGATTATGGATATTGTCAATTCAGCGATCGCGGATGCGCCAACGGCTTCAGAAAAACTGAGACGCCTGTTCAGAGCCTTGACAGAAGCGTGTAGCGACTTATTTTTTCATGACCGCAAGATTTATGATATTGCCGCGGTATCCTCTCGCGATCGGTGGCCTTCAGCAGCAGCATATGAGGAAAAGCTACGCCAGCTTATTCAGCAAATTCTTCTTGAGGGACGACAATCCGGGGAATTTGAACGCAAGACACCGTTGGATGAGACGGCGAATGCGATCTATCTGGTCATGCTCCCTTATATCAGCCCTGTTCAATTGCAATACAACCTTGATACAGCTGCATCAGCAGCGGTATTACTGTCGTCGTTGATATTACGTAGTCTGGCACCTTAA
- a CDS encoding multidrug effflux MFS transporter yields MAKPYSSEAPRLTGKIVALLSGLSAISILSTNIILPAFPDIGEQLGASSRELGLTLSSFFITFALAQLVVGPLSDRYGRKTLVLGGLTIFIVGTVVGGLADSLDTLIAGRVIQALGICTASVLARAIARDLFDGETLARALSLTMIATAAAPGFSPLVGSVLTTTLGWRAIFIVVGLAAFAIAVFYAHGLGETHPMERRSRYAMPSVIFTYGNLVANGKFILPALSMSLLMSGLFASFGAAPAILMSGIGLSSFQAGLYFASTVFVVFGAGIAAPQLARRYGPRRIASAGLATALVGGSLLLLGPETPKLSWYTLSMVVFLWGMGLANPLGTAITMAPFGKEAGLASALLGFLTMGMAAMATWLGSVLTFPAVTTLGGIQATACLIALVLFRVVPHVR; encoded by the coding sequence ATGGCGAAACCCTATTCTTCTGAAGCTCCGCGATTAACCGGAAAAATTGTCGCGTTATTGTCAGGTCTTTCGGCTATTAGCATACTGTCCACAAATATCATTCTTCCGGCGTTTCCCGATATTGGAGAGCAGCTTGGGGCATCCTCACGTGAACTGGGTCTGACGCTTTCCAGTTTTTTCATTACCTTCGCGCTGGCTCAACTGGTTGTGGGGCCATTGTCGGACCGCTACGGACGCAAGACGCTCGTACTGGGCGGCCTCACCATATTTATTGTTGGTACGGTTGTCGGTGGTCTTGCTGATTCACTTGACACACTGATTGCTGGAAGAGTCATTCAGGCGCTGGGGATATGCACTGCTTCAGTGTTAGCGCGCGCGATTGCACGTGATTTATTTGACGGTGAAACGCTGGCGCGCGCGTTGTCTCTGACGATGATCGCGACGGCCGCAGCCCCCGGATTCTCACCGCTGGTGGGTAGCGTACTGACCACCACACTGGGGTGGCGAGCGATTTTTATAGTGGTGGGGCTTGCGGCCTTTGCCATCGCGGTCTTCTATGCTCACGGACTGGGGGAAACGCACCCCATGGAGCGTAGGAGCCGATACGCAATGCCGAGCGTGATATTTACGTACGGCAACCTGGTTGCGAATGGGAAATTTATTCTTCCGGCACTGTCGATGAGCCTGTTGATGAGCGGATTGTTTGCGTCTTTCGGCGCTGCACCTGCGATTCTGATGAGTGGGATAGGGCTGTCTTCGTTCCAGGCTGGGCTATATTTTGCTTCCACCGTGTTCGTTGTCTTTGGTGCTGGCATAGCTGCGCCGCAGCTGGCTCGCCGTTATGGCCCGCGAAGGATTGCTTCGGCGGGGCTTGCTACCGCATTAGTCGGTGGGAGTTTACTATTGCTTGGGCCGGAAACCCCAAAACTGAGCTGGTATACCTTGTCGATGGTTGTCTTCCTCTGGGGAATGGGCTTAGCTAATCCGCTGGGAACAGCCATTACGATGGCGCCTTTCGGGAAAGAAGCGGGTTTGGCATCTGCTCTGCTTGGTTTTTTGACGATGGGAATGGCGGCGATGGCAACTTGGCTAGGCTCGGTGCTAACGTTTCCCGCCGTCACAACGCTAGGTGGTATACAGGCAACGGCCTGCCTGATAGCGCTGGTATTATTTCGCGTTGTCCCACATGTGAGGTGA
- a CDS encoding dienelactone hydrolase family protein: MRHYSMASLTGVIVTTALFCITFSSIAAPLNISLQNQQFEGLIREPLSLQVILDNGKPAILDAFVTRPVGQTTFPVAVITNGTVGTAEFDRWEMNPNRESSTALAFARHGYAAVAVLREGYGYSSGGAEYSGGSCKQPLHKLAGEKDTKDMLAALEAIRRQPWASPDKAVLAGMSAGGFAVLATSAVNPPGVQAIINFDGGRGSIDGKSLCDKAGLIKALTTYGATARIPSLWLYSSNDQSFTPEIGRTFYEAYRHDGGNAEFIEMPAFESNGHVFMDTASENFWWKHVATFQAQQHLPSEEVVTLPITHLVSPANLNNLSGEKAFRKYETARLYEKAFATGKDGAWGTAYWGRTGQEAADAAIRNCEKFQHKGTTNCTVYAINDEVVAQ, encoded by the coding sequence ATGCGACACTACTCTATGGCCAGCCTTACCGGAGTCATCGTCACCACAGCATTGTTTTGTATTACCTTTTCTTCCATCGCCGCACCACTGAATATTTCACTACAAAATCAGCAGTTTGAGGGTCTGATCAGAGAGCCACTTTCGTTGCAGGTAATACTGGATAATGGTAAGCCAGCAATACTGGACGCATTTGTTACCCGGCCAGTCGGCCAGACAACATTCCCTGTGGCGGTGATCACTAACGGTACCGTTGGTACTGCCGAATTTGATCGCTGGGAAATGAATCCAAACCGCGAATCGTCAACCGCACTCGCCTTTGCGCGCCACGGTTATGCTGCTGTTGCCGTTCTGCGCGAAGGGTACGGCTATTCAAGTGGCGGTGCTGAATATTCAGGTGGTTCCTGTAAGCAGCCTCTGCATAAACTGGCTGGTGAAAAAGACACCAAGGATATGCTGGCCGCGCTTGAAGCAATAAGACGTCAACCCTGGGCCTCTCCTGATAAAGCGGTTCTGGCAGGCATGTCAGCAGGCGGCTTCGCCGTTCTGGCAACTAGCGCGGTTAACCCTCCCGGCGTTCAGGCTATAATCAATTTTGACGGAGGCAGAGGTTCCATTGATGGTAAATCACTTTGTGATAAAGCTGGCTTGATTAAAGCCCTGACCACTTATGGCGCAACTGCACGTATTCCTTCTCTGTGGCTCTATTCCAGCAATGATCAATCTTTCACACCAGAAATAGGCAGAACATTTTATGAAGCCTATCGCCACGATGGAGGTAATGCTGAATTTATTGAAATGCCTGCTTTTGAAAGCAATGGACACGTCTTTATGGATACAGCCTCTGAGAATTTCTGGTGGAAACACGTAGCTACCTTCCAGGCACAACAGCACTTACCATCAGAGGAAGTCGTGACCTTACCGATAACACATCTTGTTTCTCCCGCAAATCTTAATAACCTCTCAGGCGAAAAGGCGTTCAGAAAATACGAAACAGCACGACTTTATGAGAAAGCCTTTGCGACAGGCAAGGATGGGGCATGGGGGACAGCATACTGGGGGCGAACAGGTCAGGAAGCGGCTGATGCAGCCATCAGGAACTGCGAAAAATTCCAGCACAAGGGAACAACCAACTGCACGGTATATGCCATCAATGATGAGGTTGTGGCACAGTAG
- a CDS encoding DUF6387 family protein has translation MTKKMPKAQIVEALSEWFDVSRYDVLKDLTLEQIYAELERRIFAYKARQQWETAGEENQMLAIYHDALIRSGKVIHEVKWVSDSHMLAHSYAVRPMTRTSLFNYGRAMYRLENNVAKDDVSVSSEYISEYLKQGGLNPANKMLIEIDLDEASSDDLAEHLKVLISQWQKHLKAPKPAEKDFRFGHKTFQKILDYKIIPLMDLIGWEQLNNQKIPYPVLAGILHTDMRYARGSEQIKDTDYPLAYEFLNNDNYFKSLNDFFIKNMHVKSSDILAVIGMNDKPEPNKKTRDSR, from the coding sequence ATGACCAAAAAGATGCCTAAAGCGCAGATCGTAGAAGCACTAAGTGAGTGGTTTGACGTAAGTCGATATGATGTGCTGAAGGATTTAACGCTAGAACAAATCTATGCCGAGCTGGAAAGACGGATCTTTGCCTATAAAGCAAGGCAACAGTGGGAAACAGCAGGCGAAGAGAATCAAATGCTGGCGATCTACCATGATGCCCTGATCCGTTCAGGTAAGGTTATACACGAGGTTAAATGGGTCTCTGACAGCCATATGCTGGCACACAGTTATGCTGTCAGACCAATGACAAGGACTTCGTTGTTCAACTATGGGCGAGCTATGTATCGTCTGGAAAACAACGTTGCTAAAGATGACGTTTCAGTGAGTTCAGAATACATATCTGAGTATTTGAAGCAGGGCGGGTTAAACCCCGCTAACAAGATGCTGATTGAAATTGATTTGGATGAAGCCAGCAGTGATGATTTGGCAGAACACCTAAAAGTGCTTATCAGTCAGTGGCAGAAGCATCTCAAAGCGCCCAAGCCAGCGGAAAAAGATTTCCGCTTTGGTCATAAAACCTTCCAGAAGATACTCGATTACAAAATTATTCCTCTAATGGATCTCATTGGTTGGGAACAACTCAACAATCAGAAAATCCCTTATCCTGTGTTGGCTGGCATCCTTCATACCGACATGCGTTATGCCAGAGGTAGTGAGCAAATCAAGGACACAGATTACCCTCTGGCCTATGAATTCTTAAATAATGATAACTATTTCAAGTCGTTAAATGACTTTTTCATAAAAAACATGCATGTGAAGAGTTCAGATATCCTTGCTGTCATCGGCATGAATGACAAACCTGAACCGAATAAGAAAACAAGGGACAGTCGCTAA
- a CDS encoding DNA-binding protein has translation MIDEFHVMYMYRKIQAEAATTDLKTLNQLLKKFRKVVAERREEYYQEIGEKKAHKYKMKRLKKLLEKMECDRVSPEELCSIGSDLT, from the coding sequence ATGATTGATGAATTCCACGTTATGTATATGTATAGAAAAATCCAAGCTGAAGCGGCTACAACTGATTTAAAAACCTTGAATCAACTGTTGAAGAAGTTCCGCAAGGTAGTAGCGGAACGCCGTGAAGAATACTATCAGGAGATTGGTGAGAAGAAGGCACACAAATATAAGATGAAAAGATTAAAGAAGCTGCTTGAAAAAATGGAATGTGATCGTGTATCACCAGAGGAGCTATGCTCTATTGGCTCAGACTTGACCTAA
- a CDS encoding efflux transporter outer membrane subunit produces MSSLHPLALVVAASVMAGCAVGPDYHRPDVPLSDRYQTPSAVQQSVANQSISNQSILKQGNATQVATFSVWWESFNDPLLNTLVSSALVQNLDLAQASARMTQARAGLGAATAALLPSGNISGQTARAYQSIETPQGRLLNSTPGYNRYGNTYETDLNASWELDIFGGLRRGHQAARADYQASEAGVAATRLTVAAQTADIYITLRGLQTRLAIANRQVNTQQDLLDKVQRLHSKGLAAEYQVRQTEGALSQVQASVPVLQIGIDSAMNALDVMLGTPPGTHRTQLASSGAIPQPPQRISTGTPADLLRRRPDIIVAERHLAASNARIGAAISEYYPKFSLSALLGSATSVSSSNLFSNAASQSAGILGLRWRLFDFGRINAQIDQAKGQEAEALAAYRLSVLSATEDVENALSALLNRETQTATLTAGETALASARQSSFIAYQKGTASLIDVLHNDETLLQTSDARAQAQAESARAAVAAFKALGGGWQPPEAAERMP; encoded by the coding sequence ATGTCATCCCTCCATCCCCTTGCCTTGGTTGTGGCCGCTAGCGTAATGGCGGGTTGCGCGGTTGGACCGGATTATCATCGCCCGGACGTTCCGTTATCGGATCGCTACCAGACTCCATCCGCCGTCCAGCAATCTGTCGCGAATCAATCCATATCAAATCAATCCATATTAAAACAGGGGAATGCAACTCAGGTTGCTACCTTTTCGGTCTGGTGGGAGAGCTTCAATGATCCCTTACTGAACACGTTAGTTTCAAGCGCACTGGTACAGAATCTTGATTTAGCCCAAGCGTCCGCACGAATGACTCAGGCACGCGCCGGGCTTGGCGCAGCAACAGCGGCTCTGCTGCCCTCTGGCAATATCAGCGGACAAACAGCACGGGCTTATCAGTCAATTGAAACGCCGCAAGGTCGGTTACTCAACTCGACACCTGGCTATAATCGCTACGGCAATACCTATGAAACCGATCTTAACGCAAGCTGGGAGCTTGATATCTTCGGCGGTCTGAGACGCGGCCATCAGGCCGCACGGGCTGACTATCAGGCTTCAGAGGCTGGCGTCGCCGCCACTCGTCTAACCGTCGCCGCACAGACAGCCGATATCTATATCACGCTGCGCGGATTACAAACTCGTCTGGCGATCGCCAACAGACAGGTCAACACCCAGCAAGACTTACTCGACAAGGTACAGCGACTCCACAGCAAAGGACTCGCCGCAGAGTATCAAGTCCGCCAAACCGAAGGCGCACTTTCACAGGTTCAGGCTAGCGTGCCGGTTCTCCAGATAGGGATAGATAGCGCGATGAACGCGCTGGACGTTATGCTCGGCACGCCTCCCGGAACCCATCGCACTCAGTTGGCTTCTTCGGGCGCCATTCCACAGCCCCCACAGCGCATATCAACAGGGACACCTGCCGATCTGCTGCGTCGCAGGCCCGATATCATCGTAGCCGAACGCCATCTCGCGGCATCCAACGCGCGTATCGGGGCCGCCATCAGCGAGTATTATCCTAAATTCTCACTCAGCGCATTGCTTGGCAGCGCAACGTCAGTATCGAGCAGCAATCTGTTTTCCAACGCGGCCAGTCAATCGGCAGGCATCTTGGGATTGCGCTGGCGACTCTTCGACTTCGGCCGCATTAACGCTCAGATCGATCAGGCTAAGGGACAGGAAGCCGAAGCATTGGCAGCTTACCGTCTGTCAGTCTTAAGCGCGACCGAAGACGTTGAGAACGCGCTCTCGGCACTGCTCAATCGCGAGACGCAGACAGCAACCTTAACCGCAGGCGAAACTGCGTTGGCTAGCGCACGTCAGTCATCTTTCATCGCTTACCAGAAAGGGACAGCAAGCCTGATTGACGTCCTGCACAACGATGAGACCCTGTTGCAGACTTCCGACGCCAGAGCGCAGGCTCAGGCAGAATCTGCACGCGCAGCAGTCGCTGCATTCAAAGCGCTCGGCGGTGGTTGGCAGCCTCCAGAAGCCGCCGAGAGGATGCCCTAG
- a CDS encoding efflux RND transporter permease subunit, with amino-acid sequence MSEGRFNLSALAVRERSITLFLIILITVAGILSFFELGRAEDPPFTVKQMTIISAWPGATAQEMQEQVAEPLEKRMQELKWYDRSETYTRAGLAFTMLSLQDGTPPSQVQEEFYQARKKLSDEAKNLPSGVIGPMVNDEFSDVTFALFALKAKGEPQRLLVRDAESLRQRLLHVPGVKKVNIIGEQAERIFVSFSHDRLATLGISPQDIFSALNSQNVLTPAGSINTSGPQVFIRLDGAFDTLEKIRETPIAAQGRSLKLSDVATVERGYENPATFLVRNQGEPALLLGVVMREGWNGLDLGQALDAETTKINEGMPLGMTLTKVTDQSVNISSSVDEFMIKFFVALLVVMVVCFISMGWRVGVVVAAAVPLTLAIVFVVMEASGKNFDRITLGSLILALGLLVDDAIIAIEMMVVKMEEGYDRVKASAYAWSHTAAPMLAGTLVTAVGFMPNGFAQSTAGEYTSNMFWIVGIALIASWVVAVVFTPYLGVKMLPEIKTVAGGHAAIYDSRHYNRFRRLLTRVIARKWMVASTVIAVFVVAIGGMGMVKKQFFPTSDRPEVLVEVQMPYGTSIEQTSITAAKIEDWLKQQDEAKIVTTYIGQGSPRFYLAMAPELPDPSFAKIVVLTDSQEAREALKFRLREAAADGLAPEARVRVTQLVFGPYSPFPVAYRVMGPDPVTLRDIADKVEAVMQASPMMRTVNTDWGPRVPTLHFTLDQDRLQSVGLTSSAIAQQLQFLLSGVPITSVREDIRSVQVVGRAAGDIRHDPAKIEGLTLVGASGQRIPLPQIGDVEVRMEDPVLRRRDRTPTITVRGDIAETLQPPDVSATIVKALQPIIDTLPAGYRIEQAGSIEESAKATKAMVPLFPIMIAITLLIIILQVRSMSAMVMVFLTAPLGLIGVVPTLLLFNQPFGINALVGLIALSGILMRNTLILIGQIHHNEKEGLDPFHAVVEATVQRARPVLLTAMAAILAFIPLTHSVFWGTLAYTLIGGTLGGTIMTLVFLPAMYAIWFKIRPDNQTHDDKHASA; translated from the coding sequence ATGAGCGAAGGGCGGTTCAATCTTTCGGCTCTCGCCGTCCGCGAGCGTTCCATCACGCTGTTTCTTATTATCCTGATAACCGTCGCGGGCATTCTCTCGTTCTTTGAACTGGGGCGTGCGGAAGATCCACCGTTTACGGTCAAGCAGATGACGATTATTTCTGCCTGGCCGGGGGCGACGGCTCAGGAAATGCAGGAGCAGGTAGCCGAACCGCTTGAAAAACGGATGCAGGAGCTCAAGTGGTATGACCGCAGTGAAACTTACACGCGCGCTGGGCTAGCTTTTACGATGCTGTCATTGCAGGACGGCACGCCGCCTTCACAAGTACAGGAAGAATTTTATCAGGCGCGTAAGAAACTCAGCGATGAGGCGAAGAATTTACCGTCGGGGGTGATCGGACCGATGGTTAACGATGAATTCTCAGACGTGACCTTTGCACTCTTCGCGCTGAAGGCCAAAGGGGAGCCGCAGCGTTTGTTGGTCCGCGATGCCGAATCATTGCGTCAGCGTCTGTTGCATGTGCCGGGAGTGAAGAAGGTCAATATTATCGGGGAGCAGGCTGAGCGCATCTTCGTCTCGTTCTCGCATGATCGGCTCGCGACGCTGGGCATTTCTCCGCAGGATATTTTCTCCGCGCTGAACAGTCAGAACGTGCTGACGCCGGCCGGTTCGATTAATACGAGCGGGCCACAGGTCTTTATCCGTCTGGATGGTGCTTTTGACACGCTGGAGAAGATCCGAGAAACGCCGATTGCTGCGCAGGGGAGATCGCTGAAGCTCTCGGATGTGGCGACGGTTGAGCGTGGTTACGAAAACCCTGCGACCTTTTTGGTTCGTAATCAGGGGGAGCCAGCGCTGTTGCTGGGTGTTGTGATGCGCGAGGGCTGGAATGGCCTGGATTTGGGTCAGGCACTGGATGCTGAGACGACCAAAATCAATGAAGGTATGCCACTCGGCATGACGTTGACGAAAGTCACCGATCAATCAGTGAATATTAGTTCGTCCGTCGACGAGTTCATGATCAAATTCTTCGTCGCGTTGCTTGTTGTAATGGTGGTTTGCTTCATCAGCATGGGGTGGCGTGTAGGCGTTGTTGTTGCGGCCGCGGTGCCGTTGACGCTGGCTATCGTCTTTGTGGTGATGGAAGCTTCCGGCAAAAACTTCGACCGTATTACGCTGGGCTCCTTGATCTTGGCGCTGGGTTTACTGGTGGATGATGCCATCATCGCCATCGAAATGATGGTGGTGAAGATGGAAGAAGGATACGACCGTGTTAAAGCCTCGGCGTATGCCTGGAGTCATACAGCGGCACCGATGCTGGCTGGTACGTTGGTGACGGCAGTGGGTTTTATGCCCAATGGTTTCGCGCAGTCTACCGCCGGTGAGTACACCAGTAATATGTTCTGGATCGTCGGCATTGCCCTGATTGCCTCCTGGGTCGTTGCCGTGGTCTTTACACCTTATTTAGGCGTAAAGATGTTGCCGGAAATAAAAACCGTGGCGGGAGGGCATGCAGCCATCTACGACTCTCGGCATTACAACCGCTTTCGCCGTTTACTGACGCGCGTGATCGCGCGGAAATGGATGGTGGCCAGCACCGTTATTGCCGTGTTTGTGGTTGCTATTGGCGGGATGGGGATGGTCAAGAAACAATTCTTCCCAACCTCCGATCGCCCTGAAGTGCTGGTGGAGGTGCAAATGCCTTATGGTACTTCTATTGAGCAGACCAGTATCACTGCGGCGAAGATCGAAGACTGGCTGAAACAACAGGATGAAGCAAAAATTGTCACGACCTATATCGGACAAGGGTCACCGCGTTTTTATTTGGCGATGGCACCGGAGTTACCCGATCCGTCGTTTGCGAAGATTGTTGTGCTAACGGACAGTCAGGAAGCGCGTGAGGCACTTAAATTTCGGCTCCGTGAAGCGGCGGCTGATGGGCTAGCGCCCGAAGCGCGGGTTCGCGTGACGCAACTGGTGTTTGGCCCGTATTCACCTTTCCCGGTGGCCTATCGTGTAATGGGGCCGGACCCTGTCACGTTGCGTGATATTGCAGACAAAGTGGAAGCGGTGATGCAGGCTAGCCCAATGATGAGGACGGTCAACACCGATTGGGGCCCACGTGTACCGACGTTGCATTTCACGTTGGATCAGGATCGGTTGCAGTCGGTGGGGCTGACATCAAGTGCGATCGCTCAACAGCTCCAGTTCCTACTTTCTGGCGTTCCGATTACTTCTGTGCGTGAAGATATCCGTTCTGTACAGGTTGTAGGCCGTGCCGCGGGGGATATTCGACATGATCCCGCCAAAATAGAAGGGTTGACGTTAGTTGGGGCATCCGGTCAACGCATCCCCCTTCCGCAGATCGGTGATGTTGAGGTCCGAATGGAAGATCCTGTACTTCGACGTCGAGATCGAACGCCGACTATTACCGTCCGTGGCGACATAGCCGAAACGCTACAGCCACCAGATGTGTCCGCGACAATTGTGAAGGCGCTACAGCCCATCATTGATACGCTTCCCGCTGGATACCGCATTGAGCAAGCGGGTTCGATTGAAGAATCGGCAAAAGCAACCAAAGCGATGGTGCCGCTGTTTCCCATCATGATCGCCATAACGCTGTTGATCATCATCTTACAGGTGCGCTCAATGTCTGCGATGGTGATGGTATTTCTCACCGCTCCGCTGGGGCTGATTGGTGTGGTGCCAACGCTGCTGCTCTTCAACCAGCCATTTGGTATTAATGCGCTTGTTGGACTGATCGCGCTATCGGGCATTCTGATGCGTAACACCTTAATTCTGATAGGGCAAATCCATCATAACGAGAAGGAAGGGCTTGATCCTTTCCATGCGGTGGTGGAAGCAACGGTGCAACGTGCCCGACCGGTGTTGCTTACGGCCATGGCCGCTATTCTGGCGTTTATCCCGCTGACACACTCGGTATTTTGGGGGACGTTGGCTTATACCCTGATTGGCGGGACGTTGGGAGGAACGATCATGACGTTGGTATTCCTACCCGCGATGTACGCTATCTGGTTCAAAATACGCCCCGATAATCAGACGCATGATGATAAACATGCATCGGCATAA